From Rutidosis leptorrhynchoides isolate AG116_Rl617_1_P2 chromosome 3, CSIRO_AGI_Rlap_v1, whole genome shotgun sequence, a single genomic window includes:
- the LOC139899945 gene encoding uncharacterized protein, translating into MKNQCPNAKKDGNAKGRAFNISTKGARENPDLVTGTFLLNNCIAYVLFDSGADRSFISKDFSTVINVPPTALDTKYIIELANGKTLKVDKIFQGCALTLADKLFEVDLMPVELGSFDVIIGMDWLSKNHANIACTEKFIRIPLANGETLVVQGEKSGTKLNIISCMKARKYLRKGCQAILAHVKAMESEKKRLEDVPVVKDFPRVFPKDLPGLPPHRQVEFQIDLISGAAPVARPPYRLAPSKLQELSNQLQELLDKGFIRPSSSP; encoded by the coding sequence ATGAAGAATCAGTGTCCGAATGCCAAGAAGGATGGAAATGCAAAAGGTAGAGCATTTAATATCTCGACAAAAGGAGCTCGTGAAAATCCTGAtttagtcacgggtacatttcttctaAACAACTGCATTGCTTATgtactatttgatagtggtgctgatagaagttttatttcTAAGGACTTTAGTACCGTAATTAACGTACCTCCAACTGCTTTAGATACTAAGTATATCATAGAATTGGCTAATGGCAAAACTTTGAAAGTAGATAAGATCTTTCAAGGTTGTGCTCTAACGTTAGCTGATAAACTATTTGAAGTCGATCTTATGCCTGTtgagttaggtagttttgatgttattattggtatggattggttatctaaGAACCATGCGAACATTGCTTGCACGGAGAAATTCATTCGTATTCCTCTCGCGAATGGTGAAACTTTGGTAGTTCAAGGAGAAAAGAGTGGCACGAAACTCAACATCATTTCTTGCATGAAGGCTCGAAAATATTTAAGAAAAGGATGTCAAGCCATCCTCGCGCACGTAAAGGCGATGGAGTCAGAGAAGAAGCGACTTGAGGATGTACCGGTAGTAAAGGATTTTCCTAGAGTTTTTCCTAAAGATTTACCTGGTCTTCCTCCACATaggcaagttgaatttcaaattgacttAATTTCGGGAGCTGCACCTGTTGCTCGACCACCGTATCGATTAGCACCTTCAAAATTGCAAGAGTTGtcgaaccaattacaagaactgttggataagggatttattcgacctAGTTCATCGCCCTAG